The Tenebrio molitor chromosome 3, icTenMoli1.1, whole genome shotgun sequence genome contains a region encoding:
- the LOC138125721 gene encoding zinc finger protein 90-like, with translation MPNLEYTESNPKCGYRKIHSCNTCPYVTKSLFYMVNHAKSHRLPLESFSCESNSLEKYYCKDCNFEADLVVIFKQHLKQYHRNGTDCVQDRQKSIDTIVKSYICQKCLFETHSVLLWIKHLENACFDTEEECETVHTVSCSDGKSYRCDYCYFKTKEATVLKRHQTARQPSHRKEIFPCFHCKYKGKSQNRLREHVNNKHATLEAVHWFHCNECQFISKRYGSLRFHERFHHPVDGVQWYSCDKCKFKTKYNGHLKRHKIIHLSADAIQWYNCDKCEFKTKRNDNLKQHEKHHLSAYFVQWYRCDKCRFKAKRKYDLKIHKITKHSTLNKQSEKNTRQHNMVTRSR, from the coding sequence ATGCCAAATTTGGAATATACCGAGAGCAACCCGAAATGTGGGTACAGAAAGATTCACAGTTGCAATACATGTCCTTACGTGACCAAATCACTTTTTTACATGGTGAATCACGCGAAATCTCACCGGTTGCCACTCGAATCATTTAGTTGCGAAAGCAACAGTTTGGAAAAGTACTACTGCAAGGACTGCAATTTTGAAGCCGATCTTGTGGTAATTTTCAAGCAACATCTCAAGCAATATCACAGAAACGGCACTGATTGTGTGCAAGATCGACAAAAAAGTATTGACACAATAGTGAAAAGCTACATTTGCCAAAAGTGCTTGTTTGAAACACATTCTGTTTTACTGTGGATCAAACACTTGGAAAATGCATGTTTTGATACAGAAGAAGAATGTGAGACAGTACATACAGTATCTTGTAGTGATGGAAAGTCGTACCGATGTGACTATTGTTACTTTAAGACAAAAGAGGCAACAGTTTTGAAAAGACACCAGACCGCAAGGCAACCATCTCACCGGAAGGAAATATTTCCGTGTTTCCATTGCAAGTACAAAGGAAAATCCCAAAATCGTCTAAGGGAACACGTAAACAATAAACATGCCACTCTCGAAGCTGTACATTGGTTTCATTGTAACGAATGTCAGTTTATATCTAAACGTTATGGGAGCCTGCGATTTCATGAGCGATTCCACCACCCAGTAGATGGTGTCCagtggtatagctgtgataaatgcaaattcaaaacgaaATATAACGGCCACTTGAAACGACATAAGAtaattcatctctcagcagatgccaTTCAGTGGTATaactgtgataaatgcgaatttaaaaccaaaagaaacGACAACTTGAAGCAACATGAGAAACATCATTTGTCAGCATATTTTGTCCAGTGGTACCGCTGTGACAAATGCAGATTCAAGGCGAAGCGAAAATACGActtaaaaattcataaaatcaCTAAACATTCAACGCTCAATAAACAGTCCGAAAAAAACACAAGACAACACAACATGGTCACACGTTCAAGGTAA
- the LOC138125722 gene encoding uncharacterized protein — MEERKTKNSGVNPPTHRPLAPAKRRVRSASAPAEPAMDTDAILQQQAYIIGKLCENHRRLEGLLNSLLNRRNKEPSPAPFTSMAADIAPTPTTSATLTTGENFQDASDPSGDCQQITASLAADLVRSPPLAGTVSRRLRFTNSVLKNPIRFLDEFQMFCSGVRFTPAEKLLAVICCLDREAREWAEYRKSSWETFEDFRRDFLRHYWSEEVQMTVFQQIGEKPYDPTRGTTMSDYFILRVNQLRGLTLPFPEGFLVASLMKLFPAAVQSSWLATSQRERTIDRAVEFLCQQSRVFPSRQPRTKPRHRNDPVTTSQTPTSRPTISAMSQEPPFNSFSIPPPNFTLELQEDMNQGCLRPTGKVPMLPSTFPTVAFIPEGVEPMEPVSCDNQWIPCGTTLGFLPSLSRRQRQ; from the coding sequence ATGGAAGAACGAAAGACCAAGAATTCTGGGGTGAATCCACCCACACATCGGCCTCTGGCGCCGGCGAAACGGCGTGTCCGTTCGGCGAGCGCTCCAGCGGAACCCGCGATGGACACCGACGCTATTTTGCAACAGCAAGCGTATATCATCGGCAAACTCTGCGAGAACCATCGACGCCTCGAGGGATTACTGAATTCTTTGTTGAATCGTAGGAACAAAGAACCCTCGCCAGCACCATTCACCTCAATGGCTGCCGACATCGCGCCGACCCCAACAACATCCGCGACTCTTACGACGGGTGAGAATTTCCAGGACGCCTCCGATCCTAGCGGGGACTGCCAACAAATCACCGCTTCTTTGGCAGCGGATCTCGTACGATCACCACCATTGGCTGGAACGGTTTCGCGCCGCCTCCGCTTCACTAATTCCGTGTTGAAGAACCCGATCCGTTTCCTTGATGAATTTCAGATGTTCTGCAGTGGAGTTCGGTTCACTCCAGCGGAAAAACTGCTTGCGGTCATCTGCTGTTTGGATCGGGAAGCACGGGAATGGGCCGAGTATCGGAAATCGAGCTGGGAAACGTTCGAGGATTTCCGCCGGGACTTTCTTCGCCATTATTGGTCGGAGGAAGTCCAGATGACGGTCTTTCAACAAATCGGGGAAAAACCGTACGATCCAACACGTGGAACGACCATGTCAGACTACTTCATCCTACGCGTCAACCAACTACGAGGCCTGACGTTGCCATTCCCCGAAGGATTCTTAGTAGCCAGCTTGATGAAGCTCTTTCCAGCGGCTGTCCAGTCGTCGTGGCTAGCCACATCGCAACGGGAGCGAACCATCGACCGGGCTGTCGAATTCCTGTGTCAGCAATCACGTGTCTTTCCATCGAGGCAACCACGGACTAAACCTCGCCACCGGAACGACCCGGTGACAACGTCCCAGACGCCAACATCAAGACCGACGATATCTGCGATGAGCCAGGAGCCGCCGTTTAACTCATTTTCGATCCCACCGCCGAACTTCACGTTGGAACTTCAGGAGGACATGAACCAGGGGTGCTTACGTCCTACCGGGAAAGTCCCCATGCTCCCTTCTACGTTTCCGACAGTTGCGTTCATCCCAGAGGGAGTTGAGCCGATGGAGCCCGTCAGCTGCGACAACCAATGGATCCCATGTGGAACCACGTTAGGTTT